Proteins found in one Elephas maximus indicus isolate mEleMax1 chromosome 11, mEleMax1 primary haplotype, whole genome shotgun sequence genomic segment:
- the LOC126085100 gene encoding LOW QUALITY PROTEIN: zinc finger protein 234-like (The sequence of the model RefSeq protein was modified relative to this genomic sequence to represent the inferred CDS: inserted 1 base in 1 codon; substituted 2 bases at 2 genomic stop codons): protein MSTFMESVTFKDVAVVFTEEELELLDSAQKKLYQDVMVENFRNLVSVGGKNRKQMDIVPQAGAHEELSSSHIWQQIVNDLTRCQDSVISRSQFYKQGDSPSPVVGGLSTFHTGENIFQCYECRKTFRDVSSFNRHQRLHSQEKSLTCSVCGRRFRYISRLRNHQRIHMGKNHYQHDECGEVFSQSSHLQSHLNIHSVEKRHKCEECGKPFRDGTTFSTHCKGHTGTKPYNCEECGRAFIYLLHFQEHQRRHTREKTLKCDTHSKKFHHKAALNTHCMVHTGEKPYKCEECGKSFACNSCLYIHQKVHTGEKRYKCEPCGKSFIHPLQFQAHQRVHTGEKSYTCNMGGKGFIYNSNLHSHQGVHTGEKPYECDVCGRGFSQSSYLKIHQKIHNVEKPYKCAECGQCFNWSSRLQVHQLIHTGEKPYKCEECGKGFRQAGNLLTHQRVHSGWKPFKCEECGKYFSSRSNLQTHHRIHTGEKPYKCEGCGKGFRQASYLQDHQRVHSGEKPFKCEECGKSFKWIENLNTHQRVHTGEKPYKCEECGKYFTHASSLQHHERVHTGEKPYKCNVCDKVFSRSSQLQTHQRVHTGEKPYKCEGCGKGFRQASHLLLHQRVHSGEKPYKCEECGKSFCQNSHLQAHQRVHNEEKPYKCQECGKGFKWSKNLNTHQRVHTGEKPYKCGKCGKYFSQASSLQHHERVHAGETQYKCDVCCKVFSRSSQLQTHQRVHTGEKLXXCEMCVRXFSLKSHQRNHKIHATDKYSENDDTGKTIRFLTGKNFMK, encoded by the exons ATGAGCACGTTCATG GAATCGGTAACTTTCAAGGATGTGGCTGTGGTATTCACTGAGGAGGAGCTTGAGCTGCTGGACTCTGCCCAGAAGAAGCTGTACCAAGATGTGATGGTTGAGAACTTCAGGAACCTGGTGTCAGTGG GAGGCAAGAACCGAAAGCAGATGGATATTGTCCCACAAGCAGGAGCACACGAGGAGCTTTCCAGCTCACATATCTGGCAACAGATTGTCAATGACTTAACCAGGTGTCAAGATTCTGTGATCAGTAGGTCTCAGTTTTACAAACAAGGTGATTCACCCTCTCCTGTTGTGGGAGGACTATCTACTTTTCATACAGGAGAGAACATTTTCCAGTGTTATGAGTGTAGAAAAACCTTTAGAGATGTCTCCAGCTTCAATCGTCATCAGCGATTACACTCACAAGAGAAGTCTCTCACCTGTAGTGTGTGTGGAAGAAGATTCCGTTATATCTCAAGACTTCGTAATCATCAGAGAATTCACATGGGAAAGAACCACTATCAGCATGATGAATGTGGTGAGGTATTTAGTCAGAgctcacatctgcaaagtcatcTGAATATCCACTCTGTAGAGAAACGGCACAAATGTGAAGAATGTGGGAAACCCTTCAGGGATGGAACGACATTTAGTACTCATTGCAAAGGCCACACTGGAACAAAACCTTATAATTGTGAGGAATGTGGGAGggcttttatttatcttttgcaTTTTCAGGAACATCAGAGAAGGCACACTagggagaaaacattgaaatgtgATACACATAGTAAGAAATTTCATCATAAAGCAGCACTTAATACTCATTGCATGGTCCATACGGGAGAGAAACCTTACAAATGTGAGGAGTGTGGGAAAAGCTTTGCTTGTAACTCATGCCTTTATATCCATCAGAAAGTTCACACAGGAGAAAAACGTTACAAGTGTGAGCCATGTGGTAAGAGCTTCATTCATCCTTTGCAATTTCAGGCCCATCAGAGagttcacactggagagaaatcATACACATGTAACATGGGTGGAAAAGGCTTCATTTACAATTCaaatttgcattcccatcagggagtccacactggagagaaaccataCGAATGTGATGTGTGTGGGAGGGGTTTCAGCCAGAGTTCGTATCTTAAAATCCATCAGAAGATCCACAATGTAGAGAAACCTTATAAGTGTGCGGAGTGTGGGCAATGCTTCAATTGGAGTTCAAGACTTCAGGTTCACCAGCTGATCCATACTGGTGAGAAACCATACAAATGTGAAGAGTGCGGAAAGGGCTTCAGGCAGGCTGGAAATCTTTTGACTCATCAGAGAGTACACAGTGGATGGAAACCGTTCAAATGTGAAGAGTGTGGAAAGTACTTCAGTAGTAGATCAAATCTTCAAACTCATCATAGAatccacacaggagagaaaccttataaATGTGAGGGGTGTGGGAAGGGCTTTAGGCAAGCTTCTTATCTTCAGGACCATCAGAGAGTCCACAGTGGAGAAAAACCATTCAAATGTGAAGAGTGTGGGAAGAGCTTCAAATGGATTGAGAATCTTAACACTCATCAGAGGGTCcatacaggagagaaaccttataaGTGTGAGGAGTGTGGTAAGTACTTCACTCACGCCTCAAGTCTTCAACATCATGAGCGTgtccacactggagagaaaccgtATAAATGTAATGTGTGTGATAAAGTCTTTAGTCGATCTTCACAACTACAAACTCACCAGAGAGTTCACACTGGGGAAAAACCCTATAAATGTGAGGGATGTGGGAAGGGCTTCAGGCAGGCTTCACACCTTTTGCTTCATCAGAGGGTCCACAGTGGAGAAAAACCCTACAAATGTGAAGAGTGTGGGAAAAGCTTCTGTCAAAATTCACATCTTCAAGCCCATCAAAGAGTCCATAATGAAGAAAAGCCATACAAATGTCAAGAGTGTGGCAAGGGCTTCAAGTGGAGCAAAAATCTTAACACGCATCAGAGGgtccacacaggagagaaaccatATAAGTGTGGGAAGTGTGGTAAGTACTTCAGTCAGGCCTCAAGTCTTCAACATCATGAGCGTGTCCACGCTGGAGAGACACAATACAAATGTGATGTGTGTTGTAAAGTCTTTAGTAGATCTTCACAACTACAAACTCATCAGAGAGTCCACACTGGGGAGAAACTGTAGTAGTGTGAGATGTGTGTCA TTTTCAGTTTGAAATCACATCAAAGAAATCACAAAATTCATGCTACTGATAAATATTCTGAAAATGATGATACAGGTAAGACGATCAGATTTCTCACAGGAAAGAATTTTATGAAATGA